A window from Fusarium musae strain F31 chromosome 8, whole genome shotgun sequence encodes these proteins:
- a CDS encoding hypothetical protein (EggNog:ENOG41) has translation MGIYPGGKSTRIDSPRHLTIRHSRRIVAANRPESRLSATQSVTVLADGKVVEDEIDPLPPGEQKLNSFWAPGIEAGPKHIISVKQNIKANGDELNLEAEQPFYVDAPQFSLPDGSIHSTYPPAGYSDDHRILPHVVLTDPHLPWERLGSPKGGSNKALKAQMNRVALGAEKASNIPRNRVSWLVVLAFAQDELRLPPEDLDGSGSLFSNTSDGVLKPVKQSSTMTVNMSIDDLWKLKSEVTTPVTSSLGPASMKNSRGDFIFVHPELFTSLFSTFDDKGNRVKGSGPDTSQYKYLSHVRKINGSGMALAGVEDTAVFSIVVGNRSGPLDNVIPTTMCAHLVSIEGVEAMSYPSQDHRYVALCSLYSWNYTVLPPNTLNVPDAFENLGRTLSVLRAPDEIIAPLKASNDKSQQLVGRRLSDGYTLVKYRVQTGEATVALYRGPFTPTYVPTLDHLTKCSTSGVDLKILDKNLGIMDVTYSVAWQVGRTMALGDQAFVAALGRVRTAVHAAAAKHVKINAVKDVKDIAFRTRDDLLQDLASMVKGLADIHLQKRGSEPQVPGDAPDRRHPGIPRFRHGGAKKRWHHKKLQRRDRPTLSFESPLFQDKYPAAALDSVRKLAASRSGDPYDETNDPQSSDWMTVLSWLIDRMFLVGVPAHCLIPDPSYLQEENLRFFHIDKNWVDALIDGALSLGNHFGTDEDRVAIKKALNDYIGRTPDGMAHRVQIPAYGFYLRSDLVTMFPDLRVEVLPDDSALRAASQDPPAGAPLLRHEIVADGVMMAFMDRVPGSAQFSSLVFTQPAHQQRFAVARGLNTEEIKVDIRRQYTVDQATRETDKDRHKALKEVTYSPTTEKNIFTWNSIRGQSLNDLRILRLPAFADLQLEVLRDKMGKPEGSGISYFVDDTSTSALFAMQLNDPIYNLTINMADRAMAVQAIADLAPPDMGDGSPELRTINMMEAVRLKKLSVPGADVSAAPVGNEPHDEDDYNDTGREDSFTRAEDYISPLDIVSNYLSPHVRAMPLHRGQDVIDTDNSPSITHGSEVGPRHFKDKPSGSEPASAPRFLMRVSSNQAGIGNKSQIVLDRWNLPQDLIFSIVLKQSEINQYLLMEVTIDITLGSPNDATYALMSNYTGPGAHMLTNLRFNVIPTTFYDQNQNRYYLRIRLLPRAEKGWVMAPAVPELSFLLGLASINPPAGTKTAVIRSRARYCRNPALDLVEPNVMIVQNPDLSVEVVKH, from the coding sequence ATGGGCATCTATCCTGGGGGCAAGAGTACACGCATAGACTCTCCTCGCCATCTGACAATACGGCATTCTCGCCGTATCGTCGCTGCCAATCGCCCTGAGTCCCGTCTCAGCGCCACTCAATCTGTGACCGTCCTCGCAGACGGCAAAGTCGTcgaggatgagattgatCCATTGCCCCCAGGCGAACAAAAGCTCAATTCATTCTGGGCCCCAGGCATTGAAGCGGGCCCCAAGCACATCATCTCTGTGAAGCAAAACATTAAGGCAAACGGGGATGAGCTCAACTTGGAGGCAGAGCAGCCTTTCTACGTTGATGCACCGCAATTTTCTCTCCCTGATGGCAGCATTCACTCTACATATCCTCCAGCGGGGTACAGTGATGATCATAGGATCTTGCCGCATGTCGTCTTGACGGATCCGCATCTCCCGTGGGAGAGACTGGGGAGCCCAAAGGGCGGGAGCAACAAGGCTCTCAAGGCGCAGATGAATAGAGTGGCCTTGGGCGCGGAGAAAGCTAGCAACATACCGCGCAATCGTGTTTCGTGGCTTGTCGTTCTTGCATTCGCCCAAGATGAACTTCGTCTGCCCCCGGAGGATCTTGATGGCTCAGGCAGTCTGTTCAGCAATACCAGTGATGGTGTTCTCAAACCGGTCAAGCAATCGTCCACAATGACGGTCAACATGAGCATCGACGACTTGTGGAAGTTAAAGTCCGAGGTTACGACGCCCGTCACGAGTAGCCTTGGTCCAGCTTCTATGAAGAATAGCCGTGGAGACTTCATCTTTGTGCATCCAGAGCTGTTCACCAGCCTTTTCTCGACCTTTGATGACAAAGGCAATCGCGTCAAGGGCAGTGGACCAGATACATCCCAGTATAAGTATCTTTCCCACGTGCGCAAGATCAACGGCTCTGGCATGGCTctcgctggtgttgaggacACAGCTGTCTTTAGCATCGTCGTCGGCAACAGATCTGGGCCACTTGACAATGTCATTCCGACCACCATGTGCGCACATCTCGTCTCTATTGAAGGCGTGGAAGCCATGAGCTATCCGAGCCAGGACCACCGATACGTGGCGCTCTGCTCTTTGTACAGCTGGAACTACACAGTACTGCCACCAAATACACTCAATGTTCCAGATGCTTTTGAGAACCTTGGTCGCACACTAAGCGTGTTACGGGCTCCAGATGAAATTATAGCCCCTCTCAAAGCATCTAACGACAAGTCCCAACAACTTGTTGGTCGTCGTCTGAGCGATGGGTATACCTTGGTCAAATACCGCGTTCAGACAGGCGAGGCAACTGTGGCGCTCTATCGAGGCCCATTTACTCCCACGTACGTGCCTACCTTGGATCATTTGACCAAGTGCTCAACCTCGGGTGTGGACTTGAAGATCCTTGATAAGAATTTAGGCATAATGGATGTGACATACTCTGTCGCCTGGCAGGTTGGCCGTACTATGGCCCTCGGCGATCAAGCATTTGTCGCGGCGCTGGGACGTGTCAGAACTGCGGTACATGCCGCCGCAGCGAAACATGTCAAGATCAATGCTGTGAAAGATGTCAAGGATATTGCATTTCGTACTCGCGACGATCTCCTGCAGGACCTCGCGTCCATGGTGAAGGGTCTTGCTGACATCCATCTCCAAAAACGTGGTTCGGAGCCTCAAGTGCCCGGGGATGCTCCTGATAGAAGACACCCTGGCATTCCCAGGTTCAGACATGGAGGGGCCAAGAAGCGATGGCACCACAAGAAGCTCCAACGTCGTGATCGACCAACACTCTCATTCGAGTCTCCTCTCTTTCAGGACAAGTACCCAGCTGCTGCGCTCGACTCTGTTCGCAAACTGGCTGCAAGTCGATCCGGTGACCCATACGATGAGACCAATGATCCGCAGTCCTCAGACTGGATGACTGTGCTCTCGTGGCTGATTGACCGTATGTTTCTCGTGGGTGTGCCAGCGCACTGTCTTATACCTGATCCAAGTTACCTGCAGGAAGAGAACCTGCGCTTCTTCCATATCGACAAGAACTGGGTCGACGCTCTGATTGATGGCGCTCTATCCCTCGGTAACCATTTCGGTACTGATGAGGATCGAGTCGCTATCAAGAAAGCACTCAATGACTACATCGGTCGCACGCCAGATGGGATGGCCCATCGTGTCCAGATTCCTGCTTACGGTTTCTATCTCCGCTCAGACCTGGTGACAATGTTCCCAGATCTTCGCGTCGAGGTCTTACCCGATGATAGCGCCCTCAGAGCTGCTAGCCAAGATCCTCCTGCCGGGGCACCACTTCTACGACATGAGATTGTCGCAGATGGTGTTATGATGGCATTCATGGACCGAGTCCCTGGCTCTGCGCAGTTTTCATCTCTTGTGTTTACACAGCCGGCTCATCAGCAGCGGTTCGCTGTTGCTCGTGGTCTAAACactgaggagatcaaggtcgATATCAGACGGCAGTATACGGTTGACCAGGCCACCAGAGAGACAGACAAGGACAGACACAAGGCGCTCAAAGAAGTTACATACAGTCCAACCACAGAAAAGAACATCTTCACGTGGAACTCTATCCGCGGTCAAAGTCTCAATGACTTGCGTATACTACGCCTGCCCGCCTTTGCAGACCTGCAGCTCGAAGTGTTGCGGGATAAGATGGGGAAGCCAGAGGGATCTGGTATATCTTACTTTGTGGATGACACTTCGACTTCTGCACTGTTTGCTATGCAGCTCAATGATCCTATTTATAACTTGACCATCAACATGGCTGACCGTGCTATGGCCGTGCAGGCGATAGCAGACCTGGCTCCCCCAGACATGGGAGACGGAAGCCCGGAGCTGAGAACTATCAACATGATGGAGGCTGTTAGGCTCAAAAAGCTTTCTGTCCCAGGTGCAGACGTCTCTGCAGCGCCAGTTGGGAATGAGCcacatgatgaggatgattaCAACGATACAGGTCGTGAGGATAGCTTCACGAGAGCTGAAGACTATATTTCTCCGCTGGATATTGTCTCGAACTACCTCTCACCTCATGTTCGAGCGATGCCGCTTCATCGAGGGCAAGATGTCATTGATACAGACAACAGCCCCTCCATCACCCATGGGAGCGAAGTTGGGCCCCGCCACTTCAAAGACAAGCCATCTGGTTCTGAGCCAGCATCAGCACCTAGATTTCTGATGCGAGTCAGCAGCAACCAGGCTGGCATCGGCAATAAGAGCCAGATCGTTCTCGACAGATGGAATCTTCCCCAGGACCTCATCTTCTCTATCGTCCTGAAGCAGAGCGAGATCAATCAGTACCTCCTCATGGAAGTCACTATTGACATCACATTGGGCTCACCCAACGATGCTACCTATGCTTTGATGTCGAATTACACGGGACCTGGCGCACACATGTTGACCAATCTACGCTTCAATGTGATTCCAACGACGTTTTATGATCAGAACCAGAACAGGTACTACTTGCGTATTCGCCTACTGCCTAGAGCTGAGAAGGGTTGGGTCATGGCGCCGGCTGTGCCTGAGCTGAGCTTtctgcttggcttggccagTATCAATCCTCCTGCTGGAACTAAAACTGCGGTTATTCGGTCTCGGGCGAGATATTGTAGAAATCCTGCGCTCGACCTAGTGGAGCCTAATGTGATGATAGTGCAGAATCCTGATCTGTCTGTTGAAGTAGTTAAGCATTAG
- a CDS encoding hypothetical protein (EggNog:ENOG41) yields MAPITAIIDKTSADDSVIKLIYATGKAQLGLSLWSGTKDADPEAPIQPPQEVGNGQYILNPSQMASINFQGVERVFTLTTENPFKVTPQDFHNISEISESKQKTLASVPIGNTTLAACRNEDNAWVYYSNGRCFMEYNLQTSQRTELAGTFGLWINSFAAAYYDPATDRRCLIYETSSLVEFVVGSDQPASAIQQASDMQRNTPVGVVFENGKVFLYYCGRGDSGGIRRTIKTENGWQNSTLIDSRTISQDSQLTVVRANGINHLFFVARDQTEDEEEYFVHYPDEIS; encoded by the exons ATGGCTCCCATCACTGCTATCATCGACAAGACCAGCGCCGATGATAGCGTCATAAAGCTCATCTACGCTACGGGGAAAGCTCAGCTTGGCCTTTCTCTTTGGTCAGGCACAAAGGATGCAGACCCTGAAGCCCCAATCCAACCTCCCCAGGAAGTCGGGAATGGCCAGTACATCCTCAACCCATCTCAGATGGCGAGTATCAACTTCCAGGGTGTAGAGAGAGTCTTTACTCTTACAACAGAGAACCCGTTCAAAGTCACCCCACAAGACTTTCACAATATCTCAGAGATTTCCGAGTCAAAGCAGAAGACCCTGGCTAGCGTGCCAATTGGCAACACCACGCTCGCTGCCTGTAGAAACGAAGACAATGCCTGGGTCTACTACAGCAA TGGGAGATGCTTTATGGAATACAACCTCCAGACTTCACAGAGAACTGAACTTGCAGGGACCTTTGGTCTCTGGATCAACTCCTTCGCCGCTGCTTATTACGATCCCGCCACTGATAGGCGATGCCTTATCTACGAGACAAGCTCCCTTGTAGAGTTCGTCGTCGGCAGTGACCAAC CTGCCTCAGCAATACAGCAAGCATCTGACATGCAACGAAATACGCCAGTGGGCGTTGTATTTGAGAACGGCAAGGTCTTTCTTTACTACTGCGGGAGAGGTGATTCTGGTGGCATTCGGCGAACTATCAAAACGGAAAATGGGTGGCAGAATTCTACGCTGATTGACAGTCGTACTATTTCGCAGGATAGCCAGCTTACTGTGGTGCGGGCTAATGGTATCAACCATTTATTTTTCGTGGCCAGAGATCagactgaggatgaggaagaataCTTTGTACACTATCCCGATGAGATTAGTTAG
- a CDS encoding hypothetical protein (EggNog:ENOG41) has product MVVTDDQITFFKKNGYLIVRDLLEPDQVKDLQLWAEEVRNWKATEDSEFMPYEEVNDKGQTVLCRTENFADCHKGFSNLLRSPKLLGLLNDLAEEPMLLFKEKINYKLAGSGGFAPHIDAVAYTHIKDVKHLTILLSVDPSNIRNGGLEVVDGSHEMNVPINKATNCIESSWVDSHTWTPVELEAGELLIFTSYLAHRSGANKSSSDRKAIYATYNRACEGDLRQGYYEHRKQEWPATHMRKAGKSYEAGALTYGFGSPMLSVDAGKQVTF; this is encoded by the exons ATGGTGGTCACTGACGATCAGATcaccttcttcaagaagaacggATACTTGATTGTCCGTGACCTACTAGAACCAGACCAAGTCAAAGACTTGCAATTATGGGCCGAGGAAGTCCGAAACTGGAAAGCAACTGAAGATTCTGAATTCATGCCGTACGAG GAGGTCAACGACAAGGGCCAAACTGTTCTCTGCCGAACAGAGAACTTTGCCGATTGTCACAAGGGATTCAGTAATCTGCTTCGAAGTCCTAAATTGCTTGGCCTTCTGAATGATCTTGCGGAGGAACCTATGCTTTTGTTTAAGGAGAAGATCAATTACAAACTCGCTGGTAGTG GCGGGTTCGCACCTCACATTGATGCTGTTGCCTACACGCACATCAAAGATGTCAAACACTTGACGATTCTACTGAGTGTTGATCCATCTAATATCCGCAATGGTGGGCtggaagttgttgatggaagCCATGAAATGAATGTTCCTATCAACAAAGCCACCAACTGCATTGAGTCGAGTTGGGTTGACTCTCACACTTGGACGCCTGTTGAGCTAGAAGCTG GCGAGTTACTCATCTTCACTTCCTACCTGGCTCACCGCAGTGGTGCCAACAAGAGTAGCTCTGACCGCAAGGCGATCTATGCAACCTACAACCGTGCTTGCGAAGGGGACCTGCGACAGGGCTATTATGAGCACCGGAAACAGGAGTGGCCAGCTACGCACATGCGAAAGGCTGGGAAGTCTTATGAAGCGGGAGCATTGACTTATGGCTTCGGATCTCCTATGCTTAGTGTCGATGCCGGGAAGCAGGTTACATTCTAG